One genomic region from Sphingobacteriales bacterium encodes:
- a CDS encoding chorismate-binding protein: MRLIEKYERTKRGLYSGCVGYITPKGNFDFNVVIRS, encoded by the coding sequence ATGCGGTTGATTGAAAAATATGAACGAACGAAGCGTGGCTTATATTCAGGATGTGTGGGCTATATTACCCCAAAGGGCAATTTCGATTTCAATGTGGTCATCAGAAGCAT
- a CDS encoding chorismate-binding protein → MDEKERSENVMIVDLVRNDFSKVAQPDSVKVEELFGIYTFEQRSSDDFHYFLYRKSRHFIFSHYAGHIPNGQYDQSASRWPPCG, encoded by the coding sequence GAAAGAAGTGAAAATGTCATGATTGTGGACTTGGTACGGAACGACTTTTCAAAAGTGGCACAACCAGATTCAGTAAAGGTGGAAGAACTATTCGGAATCTATACATTTGAGCAGCGTTCATCAGATGATTTCCACTATTTCCTGTACCGTAAATCCCGACATTTCATTTTCAGCCATTATGCAGGCCATATTCCCAATGGGCAGTATGACCAAAGTGCATCAAGATGGCCGCCATGCGGTTGA